From the genome of Candidatus Electrothrix communis, one region includes:
- the cooS gene encoding anaerobic carbon-monoxide dehydrogenase catalytic subunit produces the protein MAKPNRCESCNDITTSSTRDLLNQDLAKQVRTAYDRIEDRGMSACLFGSGGTCCRNCNMGPCQIIDGVESMVGICGATADTVAARNFARTVAAGTSAHTDHAREMVRGFIATAKGETPHEIKDVAKLHDMAQLFGIETEDRDKNEIALELGERALAEFGSQDSTPLTMLKRAPEKQQKIWKEQGVEPRGIDREVVEMMHRTHMGVDQEYRNITKQASRCALADGWGASMLSTELTDIMFGTPVPKRAIIDLGVLREDMVNVTVHGHEPLLAESLCLAAEDEEILALAKKVGAKGINLAGVCCTGNEILMRRGIPVAGSFIQQEMVLATGAVEAMVVDVQCVMQSLAQVVKDKHTDIITTNYRAKMPDGVHIQFDEHDAYNSAKEILTRAVGNFKKRGACYIPKDSKFDVVVGFSHETINYMLGGRFRQSYRPLNDNIINGRIRGVGALVGCEHYKHSDDVHFEIAKELIKNNVLVLATGCAAQALGRRGLMRPEAATEYAGDGLREVCETVGMPPVLHVGSCVDNSRLLIALTAMVKEGGLGDDIADLPAVGSAPLWMSEKAVAIGQYFVASGAHVIFQDLPINGAKKFSEYLLKDIKEEFGACWGVESTPQDIAKAMIAAIDGKREALGINKKKERVLMDMAMRRELEGGGTAGAGCGG, from the coding sequence ATGGCTAAGCCTAATCGCTGCGAAAGCTGCAACGATATAACCACCAGCTCAACACGCGACCTGCTGAATCAGGATCTTGCCAAGCAGGTGCGTACCGCCTATGACCGTATTGAGGATCGGGGTATGTCCGCCTGTCTGTTCGGCTCAGGAGGTACCTGCTGCCGTAACTGCAACATGGGGCCCTGTCAGATTATTGATGGTGTTGAATCTATGGTCGGAATTTGCGGCGCGACAGCAGATACGGTTGCGGCTCGAAATTTCGCACGGACCGTGGCAGCCGGTACTTCGGCCCATACTGATCATGCTCGCGAAATGGTGCGCGGTTTCATTGCCACGGCAAAAGGGGAAACGCCGCACGAGATCAAGGATGTAGCGAAGTTGCATGACATGGCTCAGCTCTTCGGCATCGAGACCGAAGACCGGGACAAGAACGAGATCGCTCTTGAACTGGGTGAGCGAGCTTTGGCAGAGTTTGGCAGCCAGGATAGTACTCCGCTGACGATGCTGAAGCGGGCTCCAGAAAAGCAGCAGAAGATCTGGAAGGAGCAAGGGGTTGAGCCACGCGGTATTGATCGCGAAGTGGTGGAAATGATGCATCGTACCCATATGGGTGTGGATCAGGAGTATCGTAACATCACAAAACAGGCCAGTCGTTGTGCCCTGGCAGACGGTTGGGGGGCTTCCATGCTTTCCACCGAGTTGACCGACATTATGTTTGGTACGCCAGTACCCAAGCGAGCCATTATTGATCTCGGCGTGCTCCGGGAGGATATGGTCAACGTCACCGTCCACGGTCATGAGCCGCTCTTGGCTGAATCTCTTTGTCTGGCAGCTGAGGACGAGGAAATTTTGGCTCTGGCGAAAAAAGTCGGTGCCAAGGGAATCAATCTGGCCGGTGTTTGTTGCACCGGTAACGAGATCCTGATGCGTCGGGGTATTCCTGTGGCAGGCTCCTTTATCCAGCAGGAAATGGTTCTGGCCACCGGTGCCGTCGAGGCTATGGTTGTGGACGTCCAGTGCGTCATGCAATCCCTCGCCCAGGTCGTGAAAGACAAGCATACTGATATCATCACCACCAATTACCGGGCCAAGATGCCCGACGGTGTTCATATTCAGTTTGATGAGCATGATGCCTACAACTCGGCCAAGGAAATTTTGACCCGTGCCGTTGGCAATTTTAAGAAACGGGGCGCGTGTTATATCCCGAAAGACAGTAAATTCGATGTGGTTGTCGGCTTCTCCCACGAGACCATTAATTACATGCTCGGCGGTCGTTTCCGTCAGTCCTACCGTCCGCTGAATGATAATATCATCAACGGTCGTATTCGCGGAGTCGGTGCTCTGGTCGGTTGTGAGCATTATAAGCATTCCGATGATGTGCATTTTGAGATCGCCAAAGAACTGATCAAAAATAACGTGCTGGTGCTGGCCACTGGTTGTGCAGCCCAGGCTCTTGGCCGTCGGGGATTAATGCGTCCAGAAGCAGCGACGGAGTATGCCGGAGACGGGCTGCGCGAGGTCTGTGAGACCGTGGGTATGCCACCGGTCCTTCATGTCGGTTCTTGTGTGGATAACTCTCGTCTCCTGATCGCCCTGACCGCTATGGTCAAAGAAGGTGGGTTGGGTGACGATATTGCTGATCTGCCTGCGGTGGGATCTGCGCCTCTGTGGATGAGTGAAAAAGCGGTTGCCATTGGTCAGTATTTTGTTGCCAGCGGTGCCCACGTCATCTTCCAGGATCTGCCCATCAACGGGGCCAAGAAATTTTCTGAGTATCTGTTAAAAGATATCAAAGAGGAGTTCGGGGCCTGTTGGGGCGTTGAAAGCACACCTCAGGATATTGCCAAGGCCATGATCGCGGCTATTGATGGAAAGCGTGAGGCCTTGGGTATCAATAAGAAGAAAGAGCGTGTACTCATGGATATGGCTATGCGTCGTGAGCTTGAAGGCGGCGGTACAGCCGGTGCCGGTTGCGGCGGTTGA
- a CDS encoding acetyl-CoA decarbonylase/synthase complex subunit delta: protein MKSGSNLERVLRSGAFAVTGELGPPKNSDPDVVREKARILKGNVDAVNITDCQTAIVRMSSIGAGLLAQAEGLEPVIQMTCRDRNRIGMQSDLLAASALGLKNLLCLTGDHQKFGNHPGAKGVFDMDSIQLLGMIRDMRDGKKFQCGEEIKGKGTDLFLGAAANPFAYPYEFRAVRMGKKIANGADFIQTQIIYNLDRFTEFMKTTCELGLHEKAYILAGVTPPKSVGMARYMKKFVPGMDVTDEVIKRMQGAKDKKQEGINICVDIINQVKEIPGVAGVHVMAIEWEEAVPEICERAGLLPRPTFDDDAASVPETIVAARETIEVRTAAGAADDVLEQAKAEAEKIIAAARTEAAALSAQAAQSGEATTENAAASGQAADDAGEHAMNEKGRREALESVNQGLNALKKAYGLSDDQFDALMNFVDAASVLNKEPEGLTQQPVGATPAPAAPAAEEKADDTAAKAAAEKAEAEAKAKAEAQAKADAEAKVKAEATAQAEAEAKAKAEAEKKVAAEAAAKAEAEKKAAEAKAAEAKAASVAAPSDLDAPVLSTDETPFSERVTKVPASSYKTAYSGAIREVTMGNGDKAVTVGGATSLPFHLFEGEIGNKPLIAMEIMDVRPDNWPDTLTQYFDDVMDSPVDWAKKCVDVYKADALNIWLNGTDPNGENRSAADAAKDAAAVIEAVDVPIIIWGCGNSEKDTETLREVTSLIGDKKVCLAPLEDANYRAIGATAMAFQHPMVAASPIDVNLAKQLNILLENLGVPLGTVMMDPSVGALGYGIEYTYSVMERIRIAALTQKDEKLQVPIICNLGREVWKAKEVGLPTDELLGDQESRGIMMEAITASCMLMAGGEVLIMRHPKAVNMTKALINGLAG from the coding sequence ATGAAATCGGGGAGCAATTTGGAGCGGGTGCTCAGGAGCGGCGCATTTGCCGTGACCGGTGAGCTGGGACCGCCGAAGAACAGTGACCCTGATGTGGTCAGAGAGAAGGCGAGAATCCTGAAAGGCAACGTAGATGCGGTCAATATCACTGATTGTCAGACCGCGATAGTCCGGATGTCATCCATCGGTGCCGGGCTGCTGGCCCAGGCCGAAGGGTTGGAGCCGGTTATTCAGATGACCTGTCGGGACAGAAACCGGATCGGTATGCAGTCGGATCTGCTGGCTGCATCTGCGCTGGGATTGAAAAACTTGCTCTGCCTGACTGGCGATCATCAGAAATTCGGTAATCATCCCGGCGCAAAAGGCGTATTTGATATGGATTCTATCCAGCTGTTAGGGATGATCCGGGATATGCGAGACGGGAAAAAATTTCAATGCGGCGAGGAAATTAAAGGGAAAGGAACAGATCTCTTTCTTGGTGCAGCTGCTAACCCCTTTGCCTATCCTTATGAGTTCCGAGCGGTGCGCATGGGGAAAAAGATTGCCAACGGCGCTGATTTTATCCAGACCCAGATAATTTATAATCTGGATCGATTTACCGAGTTCATGAAGACAACCTGCGAGCTTGGCCTGCATGAGAAGGCCTATATCCTCGCTGGCGTGACCCCGCCGAAGTCTGTGGGGATGGCACGCTACATGAAGAAGTTTGTGCCCGGCATGGATGTAACCGATGAGGTTATCAAGCGGATGCAGGGGGCAAAGGATAAAAAGCAGGAAGGAATTAACATCTGTGTTGATATTATCAATCAGGTCAAAGAAATTCCCGGTGTGGCCGGTGTTCATGTCATGGCCATTGAGTGGGAGGAGGCGGTTCCTGAAATTTGTGAGAGAGCAGGCCTGCTTCCGCGCCCGACCTTTGATGATGATGCAGCAAGCGTACCTGAGACCATTGTTGCGGCAAGGGAAACCATAGAGGTACGAACTGCTGCTGGTGCTGCCGATGATGTTCTGGAACAAGCCAAGGCCGAAGCTGAAAAAATTATAGCCGCCGCCCGGACGGAAGCTGCCGCTCTTTCTGCTCAGGCTGCTCAGTCCGGTGAAGCGACAACGGAAAATGCTGCTGCCAGCGGACAAGCGGCAGATGATGCAGGAGAACATGCGATGAATGAAAAAGGACGCCGTGAGGCGTTAGAGTCAGTCAATCAGGGCCTGAATGCCTTGAAAAAGGCCTACGGCCTGAGCGATGATCAGTTTGATGCATTGATGAATTTTGTTGATGCGGCATCGGTACTGAATAAAGAGCCAGAGGGGCTGACACAACAACCTGTCGGAGCAACTCCTGCACCTGCTGCTCCCGCAGCTGAAGAAAAAGCTGATGATACCGCAGCAAAAGCGGCGGCGGAGAAAGCTGAAGCTGAAGCAAAGGCCAAAGCGGAAGCTCAAGCCAAGGCTGATGCAGAGGCCAAGGTGAAAGCCGAAGCTACTGCTCAGGCAGAGGCGGAAGCAAAAGCAAAGGCGGAAGCAGAGAAAAAGGTTGCCGCAGAAGCTGCTGCCAAGGCAGAAGCAGAAAAGAAGGCCGCAGAAGCAAAAGCAGCTGAAGCAAAGGCAGCCTCGGTTGCCGCTCCATCTGATCTGGATGCTCCGGTTCTGTCCACCGATGAAACACCTTTTTCCGAGCGCGTGACCAAGGTGCCTGCATCCAGCTATAAGACGGCGTATTCCGGCGCGATCCGCGAAGTGACCATGGGTAACGGCGATAAGGCCGTGACCGTGGGCGGTGCCACTTCTCTGCCTTTCCATCTTTTTGAAGGCGAGATAGGCAATAAGCCGCTCATCGCTATGGAGATCATGGATGTTCGACCGGATAACTGGCCCGACACCCTGACCCAATATTTTGATGATGTTATGGACAGCCCAGTGGATTGGGCCAAGAAATGCGTTGATGTGTATAAGGCTGATGCCCTGAATATCTGGCTCAACGGTACAGATCCCAACGGGGAAAATCGTTCGGCGGCAGATGCGGCCAAGGATGCGGCAGCTGTGATTGAGGCTGTTGATGTACCGATCATCATTTGGGGTTGCGGTAATTCCGAGAAGGATACGGAAACCCTGCGTGAGGTCACCTCCTTGATCGGTGACAAGAAGGTCTGTCTTGCTCCTCTTGAGGATGCCAACTACCGCGCTATCGGTGCAACGGCAATGGCTTTTCAGCATCCTATGGTTGCGGCCTCGCCCATTGACGTCAACCTGGCCAAGCAGTTGAACATTCTCCTGGAGAATCTCGGGGTGCCGCTTGGTACGGTTATGATGGATCCGTCAGTTGGTGCGCTGGGCTACGGTATTGAATACACCTATTCGGTTATGGAGCGTATTCGCATAGCAGCATTGACCCAGAAAGATGAAAAACTCCAGGTGCCGATTATCTGTAACCTCGGACGTGAGGTTTGGAAGGCCAAAGAGGTTGGGCTGCCCACTGATGAACTGCTGGGTGATCAGGAAAGTCGTGGCATTATGATGGAGGCGATCACCGCATCCTGTATGCTTATGGCCGGTGGTGAAGTCCTGATCATGCGCCATCCCAAGGCGGTCAATATGACCAAGGCGCTCATTAACGGTCTGGCCGGTTAA
- the acsB gene encoding acetyl-CoA decarbonylase/synthase complex subunit alpha/beta, whose translation MSKIICSAAIRGAQKIVDMAEASYEEALKKYGPEQEVSFPNTAYYLPIIYSMLGAKVEKLGDMKEIFQECRKLLPAVVSEDIWLPYLAPALDAGMATYFAEEMYEAIEYLNSPNYYTKTEDPTADNIWLGAADDIIFRKRGVEFVDGTAPGFAAIVGSPSDPEVASKIALELQEKNLYIFMHTDSDGNYMPDMLAKNGVQVGWNTRLVPFGKRYTSVVFSIGFACRVAMAFGGVKPGDSRANLIYNKDRTYAFVMPFGQVSDEWYANAAGAINWGFPTISDYAIPEILPTGICTYEHVVSDIPHDEIVQKAIEVRGLKVNVAKIDIPMSFGPAFEGERIRKDDLFMECGGGRTTGVEVLISKEMDEIEDGLVTLEGPDISDIELGQNLPIGILVEVAGREMQSDFEPILERQFHHLMNYIQGIMHIGQRNIMWVRIGKGAVEKGFSFKHLGVVLHGKLHQEFGAILDKVQVKIYTVQDKVEEVMEIAKQVYEERDLRLGSMTDETEDVFYSCTLCQSFAPSHVCVITPERIGMCGAYNWLDGKASFQINPTGPNQPIDKGECTDADNGYFTGINEFVNQASRGAVPEVSCYSLMNNPMTACGCFEAIAAMLPQCNGIMVVNRDYRGMTPSGMKFTTLAGMAGGGMQTPGFMGVSKHYMSSKKLFKAEGGVRRMVWMPKILKDEISEKLKALCEHEGMPELYDMIATEEQGTTEEEILAFLKEKGHPALEMETAMG comes from the coding sequence ATGTCGAAGATTATCTGCTCCGCAGCGATTCGCGGTGCCCAAAAAATCGTGGATATGGCTGAAGCGTCCTACGAGGAGGCCTTAAAGAAGTACGGCCCTGAACAGGAAGTTTCTTTTCCCAATACTGCATATTACCTGCCGATTATTTATTCCATGCTTGGAGCAAAGGTGGAAAAACTCGGCGATATGAAAGAAATTTTTCAGGAGTGTCGCAAGCTCCTGCCGGCTGTTGTTTCCGAGGATATTTGGTTGCCCTACTTGGCTCCTGCCTTGGATGCCGGAATGGCTACCTATTTTGCCGAGGAAATGTACGAGGCAATTGAGTACCTGAATTCACCGAATTACTACACCAAGACCGAAGATCCCACAGCAGATAATATCTGGTTGGGCGCGGCAGACGATATTATTTTTCGGAAACGTGGCGTCGAGTTTGTTGACGGCACCGCTCCAGGTTTTGCCGCCATTGTCGGCTCACCGTCAGATCCTGAGGTTGCTTCCAAGATTGCTTTGGAATTGCAGGAAAAAAATCTCTATATCTTCATGCATACTGATTCCGATGGGAATTATATGCCTGATATGCTCGCGAAAAACGGCGTACAGGTCGGTTGGAACACCCGCCTGGTGCCTTTTGGTAAGCGCTATACCTCGGTGGTTTTCTCCATCGGTTTCGCCTGTCGCGTGGCCATGGCCTTCGGTGGTGTGAAGCCGGGTGATTCCAGAGCGAACCTTATTTACAACAAAGACCGAACCTACGCCTTTGTTATGCCCTTTGGGCAGGTCAGCGACGAGTGGTATGCCAATGCTGCCGGTGCTATCAACTGGGGTTTCCCGACGATCTCCGATTATGCTATTCCAGAGATCCTGCCTACAGGTATCTGTACCTATGAGCATGTGGTATCCGATATACCCCATGACGAGATCGTCCAGAAGGCCATTGAGGTGCGTGGCCTGAAGGTCAATGTCGCCAAAATTGATATTCCCATGTCCTTTGGTCCGGCCTTTGAGGGTGAGCGTATCCGGAAAGACGATCTCTTTATGGAATGCGGTGGTGGTCGAACCACCGGTGTTGAGGTCTTGATCTCCAAGGAAATGGACGAGATTGAAGACGGTCTGGTGACCCTGGAAGGTCCGGATATCTCTGACATCGAATTAGGGCAGAATCTGCCCATCGGTATCCTGGTTGAGGTTGCTGGTCGCGAGATGCAGTCGGATTTCGAGCCTATCCTGGAGCGTCAGTTTCATCATCTGATGAACTATATCCAGGGCATCATGCATATCGGTCAGCGAAACATCATGTGGGTTCGTATCGGTAAGGGTGCTGTGGAAAAAGGGTTTTCCTTTAAGCATCTCGGTGTAGTCCTGCATGGTAAGTTGCATCAGGAATTTGGTGCGATTTTGGACAAGGTCCAGGTGAAAATTTACACTGTGCAGGATAAGGTGGAAGAGGTTATGGAGATCGCCAAGCAGGTGTATGAAGAGCGTGACCTGCGCCTCGGCTCCATGACGGATGAGACCGAAGATGTTTTCTACTCCTGTACTCTATGTCAGTCCTTTGCACCCAGCCATGTCTGCGTGATCACACCGGAGCGTATCGGTATGTGTGGCGCCTATAACTGGTTGGATGGCAAGGCCTCTTTTCAGATCAATCCCACCGGTCCGAACCAGCCCATTGATAAGGGCGAGTGTACAGATGCTGATAACGGATATTTCACTGGTATCAATGAGTTTGTTAACCAAGCTTCCCGTGGCGCGGTGCCTGAGGTCAGTTGCTATTCTTTGATGAATAATCCCATGACCGCCTGTGGCTGTTTTGAGGCTATTGCAGCCATGTTGCCGCAATGTAACGGTATCATGGTGGTTAATCGTGATTACAGGGGTATGACCCCTTCCGGCATGAAGTTCACCACCCTGGCCGGTATGGCTGGCGGCGGTATGCAGACACCGGGTTTCATGGGTGTATCCAAGCATTACATGTCCAGTAAAAAACTGTTTAAGGCTGAAGGTGGCGTTAGGCGAATGGTCTGGATGCCGAAAATTCTCAAGGATGAGATCAGCGAGAAGCTCAAGGCCTTATGTGAGCATGAGGGAATGCCGGAGCTTTACGACATGATTGCCACAGAAGAGCAGGGCACCACAGAGGAAGAGATCCTTGCCTTCTTGAAGGAGAAAGGTCATCCTGCTCTGGAAATGGAAACAGCCATGGGCTGA
- the acsC gene encoding acetyl-CoA decarbonylase/synthase complex subunit gamma: MALTGIQILKMLPKKNCGECDIPTCLAFAMKVAAGQAEIEACPYVSDEAKATIGEASAPPIRTIKIGAGDAQFTAGGETCQFRHEKRFENQTGLAVLIATDEDAASIDGKIKRANDFEYERVGVMMRNNLVAIKDKGGASLADMAKKVMEGAPKQAIILMSDNVESLKAGAEACGDNKPLLYGATGENAEAFVDLAKATGCAIGVKGKNLDDLVETADKLIAAGVKDMVIDTGARTLKGAFEDNVVARRAAVKDKFKALGFPTITFPCEMCDDLMMEAMIGSVLIAKYAGITVFSDLQGEILFPLLLEQLNIFTDPQRPMVVAEDIYPVTGPDENSPVLITCNFSLTYFIVSGEIEGSKVPSWLLIKDTEGLSVLTAWAAGKFGADLIAMFVNKSGILDKVKHRELIIPGYLATIKGELEEELPDWTITIGPREAGHLPSFLKEWKPAA; this comes from the coding sequence ATGGCGTTAACCGGTATACAGATACTCAAAATGCTGCCCAAGAAGAATTGCGGCGAGTGTGACATACCTACCTGTCTCGCCTTTGCCATGAAAGTGGCTGCCGGGCAGGCCGAAATAGAAGCATGTCCTTATGTAAGCGATGAGGCAAAGGCTACCATCGGCGAGGCTTCAGCTCCTCCGATTCGTACCATCAAAATTGGTGCCGGTGATGCGCAGTTCACCGCAGGCGGTGAAACCTGCCAGTTCCGGCATGAGAAGCGGTTTGAGAATCAGACCGGCTTGGCTGTTCTGATTGCGACAGACGAGGATGCCGCCTCCATTGACGGCAAGATTAAGCGAGCCAACGATTTTGAGTACGAGCGTGTCGGGGTAATGATGCGTAATAATCTGGTCGCTATTAAGGATAAGGGTGGTGCTTCTCTGGCTGATATGGCCAAGAAGGTTATGGAAGGTGCTCCTAAGCAGGCTATCATTCTCATGAGTGATAATGTGGAGAGCCTCAAGGCTGGAGCCGAGGCCTGTGGTGACAATAAGCCGTTGCTCTACGGTGCCACCGGCGAAAACGCGGAGGCCTTTGTCGACCTTGCCAAGGCAACCGGTTGTGCAATCGGTGTGAAGGGCAAGAACCTTGATGACTTGGTGGAGACAGCGGATAAGTTGATCGCTGCCGGGGTCAAGGATATGGTTATTGACACCGGTGCCCGGACCCTTAAGGGAGCCTTTGAGGATAATGTAGTGGCCCGTCGCGCTGCGGTTAAGGATAAATTCAAGGCCCTTGGTTTTCCGACCATCACTTTTCCCTGCGAAATGTGTGATGATCTGATGATGGAAGCCATGATTGGTTCTGTTTTGATCGCCAAGTACGCAGGCATTACGGTCTTCTCGGATCTTCAGGGTGAGATACTGTTCCCGCTTCTGCTTGAGCAGCTGAATATCTTTACGGATCCGCAGCGGCCAATGGTTGTGGCTGAGGATATTTATCCGGTCACCGGACCGGATGAAAATTCACCGGTACTGATCACCTGTAACTTCTCGCTCACCTACTTTATTGTGTCCGGTGAGATTGAGGGCTCCAAGGTGCCCAGCTGGTTGCTGATCAAGGATACTGAAGGTCTGTCCGTATTGACTGCTTGGGCTGCTGGTAAATTCGGTGCCGATCTGATTGCCATGTTTGTCAATAAATCCGGAATTTTGGATAAAGTCAAGCATCGTGAGCTGATCATTCCGGGCTATCTGGCCACCATCAAGGGTGAGCTGGAAGAAGAGCTGCCTGACTGGACCATTACCATCGGTCCTCGTGAGGCCGGACATCTGCCTTCCTTCCTCAAGGAATGGAAACCAGCTGCTTAA
- a CDS encoding FAD-dependent oxidoreductase, producing MGKGMEHRAGSVMVVGGGIAGIQAALDLTELGYYVYLLEKAPVVGGVMAQLDKTFPTNDCSL from the coding sequence ATGGGAAAAGGAATGGAACACAGGGCCGGATCAGTCATGGTCGTGGGCGGAGGTATCGCCGGGATACAAGCTGCCCTTGACCTGACTGAACTTGGTTATTACGTCTACCTGCTGGAAAAAGCACCGGTTGTGGGCGGGGTTATGGCCCAGCTCGACAAGACCTTTCCGACCAATGACTGCTCTCTCTGA